The Bacteroidales bacterium sequence GCAGCAGTTAATGACGAGTTTTTGTTTGGTGTTCTTTGTTTTTATCATCCTTCTAAACCACTTTTCATATACCAGGTCTATGTCAACTTCGCTCCAGATTCGTTTTTCAAGGTTGTTGGTAAAGACCTTGTTCCTGCCAAACTCCTACTGAACACCTACCATTTTCCTGTTTGAATTAAAGTGTAATGAACGAAGAAGGCCTTTGGATGATTTTTAGCGGAGGAAAAATAGAGTTGATTTAAGTCGAAAACCTGCACTCCGGGCACAGCACAGCCCCGTCAGTCACAGTGGGTAAACTAACGAGAAGCTTTTATTCATGGGACTTGCAGAAGATTTTTATCAAAAAAAAGTGTAAGCCATTTTCGAGATAAGGAAAATCATTTTCCTTGTCATCGGATCGGCCATTTTTAGTGTCGAAAAAAGTCTGTTTGATTCATTCAGTCACCATTTCATAAAAAAACTTGTCAGCAAAAATAGACATTAAATTGAAAAAGTGGAAAAAGCTTTGGTATAATCCCGGATAGAATGGTAAGAATAACCGTGATGGAAAGAGGCGATCGCGCAAAAAAACAGATCAGGATTTTCGTCTGAAGCCCGTCCAGTACATCCAAAACCCGGAAATCACAATAAACAGCAGCGCCAGACCGGATAAAGGGATAACCAGGATATAGAAATCGCCGATCAGCGGCCGGTAAATGCGTGCTGTGTGCACTTCGAGGGCGAGATTCCAGATCGACATCGGGCTGTCTGCAACAATTTCGCGCGGCATTTCAGGAAAATTTTGCTCATGCAAAAAGGGTTCAGCACCTTTGATATAATCGAAAAGATAAGGCCTCGATGCGCCATCCCATACCATTCCTGCAATGGACTGTTCTGAGAAAGGAGCGCTGTTTTGCCCGGTGGGAATGTATTCCTGACGGGTCAGCACATTTTCGACATAGTTCCGTTCGGGAAACCAACTGAAAATCCCTGAGAACGAGCCTACCAGAAATCCTCCTTGTCCCAGTTGCTCAAAGACATTGATCCCCATGACGCTGACCGGGGGCTGAGTTTCAAATTTTTTCAGTTCAGACGAAAAATGGTTATCAGAGTAATAAAATCCTTCGGAAGTGCTCAGGATAAATCGTCCGTGGTAATCGTCATAGGTAATTGCGCGTAACTTGTCGTACCATGGGTTTGGCTGGTTCAATTTTGAAAAAGGAATCTTGTCTACCCTTGCATTGGCGATCGGGATGAGGAGCGGCGGACGAAGAAACATTCCGGTGGCGGCTGTGATAATCAGGAAAATGGCCAGGTACCAGCCCAGTTTGTTGTGCCATTTCAACGAGAATTTCATGGTTCGAACCAAAAGTGTTACTCCGGATTTATTACTCCTTTTCCGCTTAATCCATCCCGGAAAAAGCCATAGTATGAGTCCGGTTAGGGTAAGAAAGATGAGCGCCAGCGCCATAAAATCCACAAACAACTGTCCGGCGATTCCGTAAATCTCGCCACTATGGATCACCCACAGGGTTTTGAATAGGCCGATTTTGTAATCGTCGTCTTCAGCATTGGGAAGCATGATGACTTTAGCTTCATTCGTTGGCTGGTCGCAATCTGCAATCATCAGATCTGAGCGGGTGAGGATGTAGATTTTTTCGTCGTAAGACAGCAGATCAACAATACGGTTTTCTTCAACAGGAAGCGGGAGTTTTTCCCAGTTATCGCCCTTCAAACCATACAACCCGAAATAGGTTCCTGCAATCAGTTTGCCCTTTTCCGTCCGGATAATTTTACTGATTTTCCGGTTGTCAATTCCATCAGGAAAACCGTTGTTAAAATCTTCGAATTGTGAAAAGTCGCCATTTGTTTTCCACACGCCGATATTACCATACACCAGCAGTTCATTGGTGTCTTTTTCAACGCTGCCGCGCAATGAGGCCAGGTTCCAGTTTTGGTAGCGATAATCCCTGGGTAGAAGATTGCGATTCACATCTACTTCCGAAAACCACGAACGATGGTTCAGCACAATCCCGGAAAGAGTAAAAAGCAACACAAACAGCGTCAACACGATGGACACCCATTTGTGCCAGGCTTTCAGTTTTTTGTAACCTTTTGCTGCCCTGCTAGTTTTCGCGGAAATTTTGGAATCAATACCGGCAGCCATGTTACGATTTGATCATCACCAGCATCATCTTGAACTTTTCCACCGCTTTCACCGCATGTGGGATGTTGGCCGGCATGATGATCGTTTCGCCCTGGTTCAGGATAAATGGTTTTTTGTCAATGGCAATTTCTGCTTTTCCATCCATCACATAAACAACGGCATCGAAAGGAGCAGTGTGCTCGCTCAGTTCCTGGCTTTCGTCGAAGGCAAAAAGGGTGATGTTCCCAGAGGATTTTTTAATGATGGTTTTGCTGACAATGGCGCCGGAAGCGTACTCGACCGAATTTTTTAATCCGAAAATTTCTGATGTATTGATGTCTAACATGTTGGTTATATATGATTTAATTCAAAAACAATTTCATATCCTCATCCACGGTGGTGATTCCTGAAATCCCAAACTTCTCCACCAGCACATTGGCTACATTTGGCGAAAGGAAACCGGGCAAAGTGGGTCCAAGGTGAATGTTTTTCACACCAAGATAAAGCAATGCCAGAAGCACAATGACGGCCTTTTGCTCGTACCAGGCGATGTTGTAGGCGATCGGCAACTCGTTGATGTCGTTCAGTTCAAAAACTTCTTTGAGTTTTAAGGCGATGACGGCCAGCGAGTAGGAGTCGTTGCACTGACCGGCGTCAAGAACCCGCGGGATTCCGCCGATATCACCCAGTTTCAGTTTATTGTAACGATACTTGGCACAGCCTGCGGTGAGGATTACGGTGTCTTTGGGCAACTTTTCTGCAAACTCGGTGTAATAGCTTCTGTCCTTGAAACGCCCATCACATCCGGCCATCACAAAGAATTTGCGAATGGCGCCCGATTTCACGGCAGCTACAAT is a genomic window containing:
- a CDS encoding cupin domain-containing protein, whose protein sequence is MLDINTSEIFGLKNSVEYASGAIVSKTIIKKSSGNITLFAFDESQELSEHTAPFDAVVYVMDGKAEIAIDKKPFILNQGETIIMPANIPHAVKAVEKFKMMLVMIKS
- a CDS encoding PepSY domain-containing protein codes for the protein MAAGIDSKISAKTSRAAKGYKKLKAWHKWVSIVLTLFVLLFTLSGIVLNHRSWFSEVDVNRNLLPRDYRYQNWNLASLRGSVEKDTNELLVYGNIGVWKTNGDFSQFEDFNNGFPDGIDNRKISKIIRTEKGKLIAGTYFGLYGLKGDNWEKLPLPVEENRIVDLLSYDEKIYILTRSDLMIADCDQPTNEAKVIMLPNAEDDDYKIGLFKTLWVIHSGEIYGIAGQLFVDFMALALIFLTLTGLILWLFPGWIKRKRSNKSGVTLLVRTMKFSLKWHNKLGWYLAIFLIITAATGMFLRPPLLIPIANARVDKIPFSKLNQPNPWYDKLRAITYDDYHGRFILSTSEGFYYSDNHFSSELKKFETQPPVSVMGINVFEQLGQGGFLVGSFSGIFSWFPERNYVENVLTRQEYIPTGQNSAPFSEQSIAGMVWDGASRPYLFDYIKGAEPFLHEQNFPEMPREIVADSPMSIWNLALEVHTARIYRPLIGDFYILVIPLSGLALLFIVISGFWMYWTGFRRKS